Proteins found in one Bacillus marinisedimentorum genomic segment:
- a CDS encoding DUF421 domain-containing protein: MNDFLQIGTELVIGFIALFFLTKLLGKNQISQITAFDFVSAIVLGELVGNALYDNETKITKVLFAVVLWGMLIYSTELITQKFKRARSFLEGQPSILISHGKLDRQALKKNQLDINQLQHLLRSKDVFSLREVEYAILETDGSVNVLKKSAFANPTRSDMNLPEEKVILPITLITDGEVIWDNLEQSGFDKDWLQGQIQVHGAREIKDVLYAEWKEGESLHVITM, from the coding sequence TTGAATGATTTTTTACAAATTGGTACTGAACTGGTTATCGGTTTTATCGCCCTGTTCTTCCTGACGAAATTATTGGGGAAAAACCAGATTTCTCAGATTACAGCGTTTGACTTTGTATCAGCTATCGTACTTGGTGAACTCGTCGGTAATGCTCTGTACGATAACGAAACAAAAATCACGAAAGTTTTATTTGCCGTGGTGCTCTGGGGAATGCTGATCTATTCAACCGAACTGATCACACAAAAATTCAAGCGTGCCCGCTCATTTTTAGAAGGACAGCCCTCCATCCTGATTTCCCATGGGAAACTGGATCGGCAGGCACTAAAGAAAAATCAGCTGGATATCAATCAGCTGCAGCATTTGCTGAGATCAAAAGACGTATTTTCACTCCGGGAGGTTGAATATGCCATCCTGGAAACAGACGGCAGCGTCAACGTCCTGAAGAAATCCGCGTTCGCCAACCCGACCCGCAGCGATATGAATCTGCCGGAAGAAAAAGTGATTCTTCCAATTACCCTCATAACCGACGGCGAAGTCATCTGGGACAATCTTGAACAATCGGGATTCGACAAGGACTGGCTTCAGGGGCAAATCCAGGTGCACGGAGCCCGGGAGATC